The proteins below come from a single Leptolyngbya iicbica LK genomic window:
- the pcrA gene encoding DNA helicase PcrA, protein MTASTDFLAKLNPSQRAAVEHFCGPLLVVAGAGSGKTRALTFRIANLVLNHRVDPENILAVTFTNKAAKEMKERIEVLFAEQEAQAKHGKSLSALPEYEQTKLRSHVYKNVTKYLWIGTFHALCSRILRFDIEKYQHPDGYTWKKTFSIFDESDAQTLVKTIVTKDLNLDDKKFNPRSVRYAISNAKNQNFTPADLEKEQPNYRGRMIADVYRHYEKALAANNSLDFDDLIMIPVKLFQQNESVLGYWHNRFRHILVDEYQDTNRTQYDLIRLLTTNGEDMAKFNDWRNRSTFVVGDADQSIYSFRAADFTILMNFQDDFGDGLPDDDTRTMVKLEENYRSTSNILHVANYIIENNTERIEKVLRATRGEGETIFCYKADDEIHEADFVVGQIRSLEYQNPELKWGDFAILYRTNAQSRSFEEILTRYSVPYQVVGGLRFYDRREIKDVLAYLRAIANPDDTVSLKRVINVPRRGVGKGTLDKLDQATQTLGCPLWEILSDEGSVKTLAGRSSKGVLEFAGIIKKYRERLDNAKGSEIIQELLEDSGYIEALKAEGTEEADDRIGNVQELYNAVLQFEEENDDPSLLAFLANASLASDLDNMEEGNNRVSLMTLHSSKGLEFPVVFLVGLEQGLFPNFRSLEDPAATEEERRLCYVGITRAKERLFISYARERRLYGHREPASPSLFLGELPVDYVTTNSGLGMPQRMTTPIRDARSEREEAAKPGSGAHEFDWNAGDVVVHPSYGAGEVTHIFGAGNKICLAVKFPNQGRKIIDPKLTKLQRAE, encoded by the coding sequence ATGACGGCTTCCACCGACTTCCTTGCTAAGCTCAATCCCTCTCAGCGTGCTGCGGTCGAGCACTTCTGCGGCCCCCTGCTCGTGGTGGCGGGAGCCGGATCGGGCAAGACCCGCGCCCTCACCTTCCGCATTGCCAACCTAGTGCTCAACCACCGAGTTGACCCGGAAAATATCCTGGCGGTGACCTTTACCAATAAGGCCGCCAAAGAGATGAAAGAGCGGATTGAGGTGCTGTTTGCTGAGCAGGAAGCCCAGGCGAAGCATGGCAAATCGCTGTCGGCGCTACCGGAGTACGAGCAGACTAAGCTGCGATCGCACGTCTACAAAAACGTCACCAAATATCTGTGGATCGGCACCTTTCACGCCCTGTGCTCTCGCATCTTGCGGTTCGACATTGAAAAATACCAGCACCCCGACGGCTACACCTGGAAAAAGACCTTCTCGATTTTTGACGAATCCGATGCCCAGACCCTGGTGAAAACCATTGTCACCAAAGACTTAAACCTGGACGACAAAAAGTTCAACCCGCGCTCGGTGCGCTACGCCATCAGCAACGCCAAAAACCAGAACTTCACCCCCGCCGATCTCGAAAAAGAGCAGCCCAACTACCGGGGGCGCATGATCGCGGACGTGTACCGCCACTATGAAAAAGCCCTCGCCGCCAACAACAGCCTCGACTTTGATGACCTGATCATGATTCCGGTCAAGCTGTTTCAGCAAAACGAGTCGGTGCTGGGCTACTGGCATAACCGCTTTCGTCACATTTTGGTGGATGAATATCAAGACACCAACCGCACCCAGTACGACTTGATTCGCCTGCTCACCACCAACGGCGAAGACATGGCGAAATTCAACGACTGGCGCAATCGTTCCACCTTTGTGGTGGGGGATGCTGACCAGAGCATCTACTCCTTCCGGGCTGCCGACTTCACCATCTTGATGAACTTTCAGGATGACTTTGGCGATGGGCTGCCGGACGACGACACCCGCACGATGGTGAAGCTGGAAGAAAACTATCGCTCCACCTCCAATATTTTGCACGTCGCCAACTACATCATTGAGAACAACACCGAGCGCATCGAAAAGGTGCTGCGGGCGACGCGGGGCGAAGGGGAAACCATCTTTTGCTACAAAGCGGACGACGAAATCCATGAAGCGGACTTCGTGGTGGGCCAGATTCGCAGCCTGGAGTATCAGAATCCGGAGCTGAAGTGGGGCGATTTCGCCATCCTTTACCGCACCAACGCCCAGTCTCGCTCCTTTGAGGAAATTCTGACCCGCTACAGCGTACCCTATCAGGTGGTGGGCGGCTTGCGCTTCTACGATCGCCGCGAAATCAAAGACGTGCTGGCGTACCTCCGTGCCATTGCCAACCCCGACGACACCGTCAGCCTGAAACGGGTGATCAACGTGCCACGGCGCGGAGTCGGCAAAGGCACCCTCGACAAACTTGACCAAGCCACCCAAACCCTGGGCTGTCCGCTGTGGGAAATTTTGAGTGATGAGGGGTCGGTGAAAACCCTGGCGGGGCGATCGTCCAAGGGCGTGCTGGAGTTTGCTGGCATCATCAAGAAATATCGGGAAAGACTCGATAACGCCAAAGGCTCCGAAATCATTCAAGAACTGCTGGAAGACTCCGGCTATATTGAGGCGCTGAAAGCCGAAGGTACCGAAGAAGCGGACGATCGCATCGGCAACGTGCAGGAACTCTACAACGCCGTTCTGCAATTTGAAGAAGAAAACGACGACCCCTCCCTCCTCGCCTTTCTCGCCAATGCGTCTCTCGCCTCTGACCTGGACAACATGGAAGAAGGCAACAACCGCGTCTCCCTCATGACCCTCCACTCGTCTAAGGGGTTGGAATTTCCCGTGGTGTTCCTCGTCGGGCTGGAGCAGGGCTTGTTCCCCAACTTCCGATCGCTCGAAGATCCTGCCGCGACGGAAGAAGAACGCCGCCTCTGCTACGTCGGCATCACCCGCGCCAAAGAGCGGCTGTTTATCTCCTACGCGCGGGAACGTCGCCTCTACGGTCACCGCGAACCCGCTAGCCCGTCCCTCTTTCTCGGTGAGCTGCCGGTGGACTATGTCACCACCAACTCTGGTCTGGGAATGCCCCAACGCATGACCACTCCCATCCGCGATGCGCGATCGGAACGGGAGGAAGCCGCTAAACCCGGCAGCGGCGCTCACGAATTTGACTGGAATGCCGGGGATGTCGTCGTGCATCCCTCCTACGGTGCGGGGGAGGTGACCCATATCTTCGGCGCAGGCAATAAGATCTGCCTCGCGGTGAAGTTTCCTAATCAGGGGCGCAAGATCATCGACCCGAAGCTGACGAAGTTGCAGCGGGCGGAGTAA
- a CDS encoding type II toxin-antitoxin system PemK/MazF family toxin, with translation MYWVDLGDPIGSAPGYRHPHVVIQNNDFNNSRIRTVVVCAPTSNLKRAQAPGNVLLDQGEANLSKPSVVNISQVFTVDRSQLDEKIGTLSPQRVRQILDGLYLLLEPSHYAE, from the coding sequence ATTTACTGGGTTGACTTAGGCGATCCTATTGGCTCAGCCCCCGGCTATCGACATCCCCACGTTGTTATTCAAAACAACGATTTCAACAACAGCCGCATTCGCACCGTGGTCGTGTGTGCGCCTACCTCAAACCTCAAACGCGCTCAAGCCCCCGGCAATGTGTTGCTTGATCAGGGGGAAGCTAATCTCTCTAAGCCAAGCGTCGTGAACATCTCTCAAGTGTTTACCGTCGATCGCAGTCAACTCGATGAAAAGATCGGCACCCTGTCACCACAACGAGTACGCCAAATTCTCGACGGTCTTTATTTGTTGCTGGAACCGAGTCACTACGCGGAATAA
- a CDS encoding Pepco domain-containing protein, producing the protein MANTIIVVTEDIPDGEKGLWGDAQNVVRRLREVKLPTDLLEQNMLTFLQMVGGMFTKVDTAIGAEADLKLDEVELSVEISTEGEVKLVAGGKAAGKGAITLKFKRNDPT; encoded by the coding sequence ATGGCCAATACAATTATTGTCGTAACAGAGGACATCCCTGATGGTGAAAAAGGACTATGGGGAGATGCACAAAATGTTGTTCGTCGCCTTCGTGAAGTTAAACTGCCAACTGATTTGCTAGAGCAGAACATGCTGACGTTTTTGCAGATGGTAGGCGGAATGTTTACCAAAGTAGATACAGCGATTGGTGCTGAGGCTGATCTAAAGTTAGATGAAGTGGAATTATCTGTTGAAATTAGTACAGAAGGAGAGGTTAAGCTTGTGGCAGGTGGAAAAGCTGCTGGAAAGGGCGCAATCACGCTTAAGTTCAAACGAAAT
- a CDS encoding UPF0175 family protein, translating into MTQGQPITTSITLNLPETVFSALRKTPDEFAQKMRIAAAVKWYELEKISQDKAAEIAGLTRAEFIQALSRYHVSPFQYTEADLVREMENAD; encoded by the coding sequence ATGACTCAAGGTCAACCCATCACGACCAGCATCACTCTGAACTTGCCTGAAACCGTTTTTTCGGCGCTGCGTAAGACGCCGGATGAATTTGCACAGAAAATGCGGATAGCGGCGGCAGTCAAATGGTACGAACTGGAGAAGATTTCTCAGGACAAGGCCGCAGAAATTGCTGGACTAACTCGCGCTGAGTTCATTCAAGCCCTATCGCGCTATCACGTCTCCCCCTTTCAATACACTGAGGCAGATCTTGTGAGAGAAATGGAAAATGCCGACTAA